The following proteins are co-located in the Flavobacterium sp. CECT 9288 genome:
- a CDS encoding NADPH-dependent FMN reductase, whose amino-acid sequence MKIVTFGASNSKNSINKKLAIYAAHLFENASVEVLDLNDFQMPLFSVDLELEIGQHDVAKAFLAVIAMADVLVISMAEHNGNYSTAFKNIFDWSSRINGKVFQDKPMLLLATSPGARGGASVLEIAKTAFPRYGAYVKATFSLPSFDANFDIQKGIITNGEYDIKLKSLIGNFKS is encoded by the coding sequence ATGAAAATAGTAACCTTTGGCGCAAGCAACAGTAAAAATTCTATCAATAAAAAACTGGCAATTTATGCAGCGCATCTTTTTGAAAATGCTAGCGTAGAAGTTTTAGATTTAAACGATTTTCAAATGCCTTTGTTTTCTGTTGATTTGGAGCTCGAAATCGGTCAGCATGATGTAGCGAAAGCATTTTTAGCTGTAATTGCAATGGCTGATGTGTTGGTGATTTCTATGGCGGAACACAACGGCAATTATAGTACTGCTTTCAAGAATATTTTCGATTGGAGTTCAAGAATCAACGGAAAAGTGTTTCAGGACAAACCCATGTTGCTTCTAGCTACTTCGCCGGGAGCTAGAGGTGGCGCTAGTGTTTTAGAAATTGCAAAAACTGCTTTCCCCCGTTATGGTGCCTACGTAAAAGCAACTTTTTCGTTACCTAGTTTTGATGCTAATTTTGATATCCAAAAAGGAATTATAACAAACGGTGAGTATGATATTAAGCTAAAGTCATTGATTGGCAATTTTAAATCGTAA
- a CDS encoding DNA topoisomerase IV subunit B has protein sequence MSDQNQYTEDNIRSLDWKEHIRMRPGMYIGKLGDGSSPDDGIYILLKEVLDNCIDEFVMGSGKTIEVSIKDKTVAVRDYGRGIPLGKVVDVVSKMNTGGKYDSKAFQKSVGLNGVGTKAVNALSNYFRVESVREEKQKAAEFSGGNLVLEEDIIETTKRKGTKVTFTPDETIFKNYKFRMEYVIKMVKNYCYLNNGLTIIFNGEKYISENGLRDLLEETISADDLEYPIIHLKEHDIEIALTHSKTQYSEEYHSFVNGQNTTQGGTHLAAYREAIVKTIREFYNKNFEASDVRKSIVSAISIKVMEPVFESQTKTKLGSTDMGSDDGTPPVSVRTFVNDFIKNKLDNYLHKNPPTAEALLRKILQAERERKELSGIRKLATDRAKKANLHNKKLRDCRAHLPDTKNPRNLESTLFITEGDSASGSITKSRDVNTQAVFSLRGKPLNSYGMSKKIVYENEEFNLLQAALDIEDGLEKLRYNNIVIATDADVDGMHIRLLLITFFLQFFPELIKEGHLYILQTPLFRVRNKKETIYCYSEEERKDAIEKLKPKPEITRFKGLGEISPDEFKNFIGETIRLDPIMMDKNTSIEQLLSFYMGKNTPDRQEFIIKNLKVELDAIEDVAI, from the coding sequence ATGTCCGATCAAAATCAATATACCGAAGATAATATTCGGTCCTTAGACTGGAAAGAACATATTCGCATGCGCCCCGGAATGTATATCGGGAAACTGGGTGACGGTTCTTCGCCAGATGATGGTATTTATATCCTGTTAAAAGAGGTTTTAGACAACTGTATAGATGAATTCGTTATGGGCTCTGGTAAAACCATTGAAGTGAGCATCAAAGACAAAACGGTTGCGGTACGTGATTACGGGCGAGGTATTCCGTTGGGTAAAGTCGTTGATGTAGTTTCTAAAATGAATACAGGTGGTAAATACGATTCCAAAGCGTTCCAGAAATCAGTAGGTTTGAACGGTGTGGGTACCAAAGCTGTGAATGCACTTTCAAACTATTTCCGTGTAGAATCGGTGAGAGAGGAAAAACAAAAAGCCGCTGAGTTTTCAGGTGGGAATTTAGTCCTTGAAGAAGATATAATTGAAACTACCAAGCGTAAAGGAACAAAAGTAACGTTTACGCCAGACGAAACCATTTTCAAAAATTACAAATTCCGAATGGAATATGTGATTAAAATGGTAAAGAATTATTGTTACTTAAACAATGGTTTGACGATTATTTTTAATGGTGAAAAGTACATTTCAGAGAACGGACTTCGTGATTTATTAGAAGAAACAATAAGTGCCGATGATCTGGAATATCCAATTATTCACTTGAAAGAACATGATATAGAAATTGCACTTACCCACAGTAAAACCCAGTACAGTGAGGAGTATCACTCTTTTGTAAACGGGCAAAATACCACACAAGGAGGGACGCACTTAGCCGCTTACCGCGAAGCTATCGTGAAAACAATCAGAGAGTTTTATAACAAAAACTTCGAAGCTTCAGATGTACGAAAATCTATTGTGAGTGCCATTAGTATCAAGGTTATGGAACCGGTATTTGAATCGCAGACCAAAACTAAATTAGGTTCCACAGATATGGGGTCTGATGATGGTACGCCGCCAGTTTCTGTTCGTACGTTTGTAAACGATTTTATCAAAAATAAACTAGATAACTATTTACATAAGAACCCACCAACTGCTGAGGCATTATTGCGTAAAATTTTGCAGGCAGAGCGTGAGCGCAAAGAATTATCTGGAATTAGAAAACTAGCTACAGATCGTGCTAAAAAAGCCAATCTACACAATAAAAAGTTAAGAGACTGTCGTGCGCACTTGCCGGATACTAAAAACCCTAGAAACCTAGAAAGTACGCTTTTTATTACCGAGGGAGATTCGGCTTCGGGATCCATTACCAAGTCGCGTGATGTGAATACGCAAGCCGTATTTAGTTTGCGTGGAAAGCCGCTGAACTCATACGGAATGAGTAAAAAAATTGTGTATGAAAACGAAGAATTCAATTTGCTTCAAGCCGCTTTGGATATTGAGGATGGTCTCGAAAAGTTGCGTTACAACAACATTGTAATCGCTACTGATGCCGATGTCGATGGAATGCACATTCGATTGTTGTTGATTACTTTCTTTTTGCAATTTTTTCCAGAATTGATAAAAGAAGGGCATTTGTATATTTTGCAGACACCACTTTTTAGAGTTCGAAACAAGAAGGAGACCATTTATTGTTACTCTGAAGAAGAGCGAAAAGATGCCATCGAAAAACTAAAACCAAAACCAGAAATTACCCGATTTAAAGGTTTAGGAGAAATCTCTCCCGATGAGTTCAAGAATTTTATTGGAGAAACCATCCGCTTAGATCCTATTATGATGGATAAAAACACGTCGATTGAGCAGCTATTGTCTTTCTATATGGGTAAAAATACGCCAGATAGACAAGAGTTTATTATCAAGAACTTGAAGGTTGAGTTGGATGCTATCGAAGATGTTGCTATTTAA